In Marixanthomonas ophiurae, one genomic interval encodes:
- a CDS encoding GAF domain-containing protein, whose amino-acid sequence MKTQDSEFPLKIQVSFSKLFNKYRAHLDAPQRMIRERAKAVLEIAEKYPILEEGITTKAEFEKYDEQIDVILDELFSSLLQENEIKLATVPFQEFVFKSSKRYKDIILAAGKEYKPQLYNFDDDYTYIMSCSIILNVYYGYNVDFKSPLYYKIPDEEGVNHTYRILYNGDFVDLIPTDKAKDITKEDVEELLDGFDNIALWKEKFPPGSWIFKGFVIANMFDVTLDASISDFKSNLLRNNPETENNTNTFESIFKSIFQLQELKIGFSEFNEEDQLFEKFIFKNVDSFILNDKDKQHCQTALCDASYYKLFKQKEFYCISNVPKYRKLYPDNILYKKLMDQGIKSAILASIVNKEDKVLGILELVSPNINDLNSINANKLHTVMPFLVDSVVRGKKQIENKLELIIQEECTSLHPSVHWKFRKEAKRYLNQITQGNPTYFKEVVFEDVHPLYGQIDVKGSSEARNNATIKDLILQLKQVKEIINKINNLEPLPIYEHLEFRISNYLTELKEGLQVDSERQVLKFLRTEIIPLFKHLSGKSENLENLIKDYQKQVNDNSGLIYKHRKDYDDAVMIINKRMASIIDKKQLEAQEMYPHYFERFKTDGVEHNLYIGEAITKHKSFNKVYLYNLRLWQLQVMCEMENSYYKLKEQLPVQLNVASMILAFNGSLSLRFRMDEKRFDVDGTYNARYEVVKKRVDKANIKGTEERVTQEGKIVIIYSQREDEKEYLKYISFLQHKKQLDKDVEIVELEDLQGVTGLKAIRVSVLYSKSKDNKKEYYTYNDLISEINN is encoded by the coding sequence ATGAAAACACAAGACAGCGAATTTCCTTTAAAGATACAAGTGAGCTTTAGCAAGCTTTTTAATAAGTATCGTGCTCATCTGGATGCTCCTCAAAGAATGATTAGGGAGCGTGCAAAAGCGGTACTGGAAATAGCTGAAAAGTATCCCATTTTAGAAGAAGGTATTACCACCAAAGCTGAATTTGAGAAGTATGATGAACAAATAGATGTTATTCTAGATGAGTTGTTTTCTTCCTTATTGCAGGAAAATGAAATAAAACTGGCAACTGTACCTTTTCAAGAATTTGTTTTTAAATCGTCAAAACGATATAAAGATATTATCCTGGCAGCTGGAAAAGAATATAAACCGCAGCTTTACAATTTCGATGATGATTATACATACATAATGAGTTGTAGCATTATTTTAAATGTTTATTATGGATATAATGTAGATTTTAAAAGCCCGTTATATTATAAAATACCAGATGAGGAAGGTGTTAATCATACGTACCGTATTCTATATAATGGTGATTTTGTTGATTTAATACCAACTGATAAGGCGAAAGACATTACTAAAGAAGATGTTGAAGAGTTGCTAGATGGGTTTGACAATATTGCACTTTGGAAAGAAAAATTCCCTCCTGGAAGTTGGATTTTTAAAGGCTTTGTAATTGCCAATATGTTCGATGTTACCTTAGATGCATCTATTTCGGACTTTAAATCCAATTTATTACGGAATAATCCCGAAACTGAAAATAACACTAACACGTTTGAATCTATTTTCAAATCTATTTTTCAACTTCAGGAACTTAAAATTGGTTTTTCAGAATTTAATGAAGAAGATCAGTTATTCGAAAAGTTCATCTTTAAGAATGTCGATAGTTTCATTTTAAATGATAAAGACAAACAACATTGCCAAACAGCACTTTGCGATGCATCATATTACAAACTTTTTAAACAGAAAGAGTTTTATTGTATATCGAATGTACCGAAATATCGTAAACTATATCCCGATAATATTTTATATAAAAAATTAATGGATCAAGGTATTAAAAGTGCCATTTTAGCATCCATAGTTAATAAAGAAGATAAAGTGTTAGGGATTTTAGAGCTAGTATCCCCAAATATAAATGACCTTAACTCTATAAATGCCAACAAGCTACATACGGTTATGCCATTTTTAGTAGATTCAGTAGTACGTGGAAAAAAACAAATTGAAAATAAACTTGAATTAATTATTCAAGAAGAATGCACTTCATTGCATCCTAGTGTCCATTGGAAATTTAGAAAAGAAGCTAAGCGATATTTGAACCAAATTACACAAGGAAACCCAACTTATTTTAAAGAGGTTGTTTTTGAAGATGTACATCCATTATATGGACAAATAGATGTTAAAGGCTCTTCAGAAGCCAGAAACAATGCAACTATTAAAGACTTAATACTTCAATTAAAACAAGTTAAGGAAATTATTAATAAAATAAATAATCTTGAACCGCTTCCTATATACGAACATTTGGAATTTAGAATTTCAAATTACCTTACAGAGCTTAAAGAAGGCTTACAAGTAGATAGTGAGCGTCAAGTATTGAAGTTTTTAAGAACTGAAATAATTCCTCTTTTTAAACATTTAAGTGGTAAAAGTGAAAACTTAGAGAATTTAATTAAAGATTATCAAAAACAAGTAAACGATAATAGTGGTCTAATTTATAAGCATAGAAAAGACTATGATGACGCTGTAATGATTATTAATAAGCGTATGGCCTCAATTATTGATAAAAAACAATTAGAAGCCCAAGAAATGTACCCACATTACTTTGAACGTTTTAAAACTGATGGGGTAGAGCATAATTTGTACATAGGTGAAGCCATTACCAAACATAAAAGTTTTAACAAAGTATATTTATATAATTTGAGATTGTGGCAATTGCAGGTAATGTGCGAAATGGAAAATAGTTATTATAAACTTAAAGAGCAGTTACCCGTACAATTAAATGTCGCCTCCATGATTTTAGCTTTTAACGGATCGTTATCGCTTCGGTTTAGAATGGACGAAAAACGTTTTGATGTTGATGGAACCTACAATGCTCGTTACGAAGTTGTAAAAAAACGAGTTGATAAAGCCAATATTAAAGGCACTGAAGAACGCGTTACTCAAGAAGGTAAAATCGTTATTATTTACTCGCAGAGAGAAGATGAAAAAGAGTATTTAAAATACATATCATTCCTTCAGCATAAAAAACAGTTGGATAAAGATGTTGAAATAGTTGAACTAGAAGACCTCCAGGGGGTTACAGGTCTAAAAGCTATACGGGTTAGTGTGTTGTATTCTAAAAGCAAAGACAATAAAAAAGAATACTATACCTACAATGATTTAATTTCAGAAATTAACAATTAA
- a CDS encoding Pycsar system effector family protein yields the protein MSDKDIIEAADNFVLNLFKEKLPNTFVYHNYSHTKRVYKSINEIIEDSQISVKDATVLKLAAILHDTGYIKTREGHEEESVKIAREFLESKDVEKDIIEGVEKCIKATKFKNTTPKDHLEEIMRDADSSHFGKDYFEEASEYLRQEYIAQNIRNYTPQEWRDENIELLIDKHKFYTPYALKNWQHTKQENLADLINKNKKIKKKIKKEELKAQLKAKYKDKSVDRGIQTFYRTALRNHIKLSDIADTKANILLSVNAIIISLVLSNLLSKLDNPSNDYLIIPTAIFVIFSAITMILSVIATRPNVTRGEFSKEDVENKSVNLAFFGNFHRMELSEYEWAMDELLKDRNYVYSSLTKDLYFLGKVLDRKYRILRWTYTIFVTGTIISILAFALSFYLGGSRMS from the coding sequence ATGAGCGATAAAGATATAATTGAAGCAGCGGATAATTTTGTGCTTAACCTTTTTAAGGAAAAATTACCCAATACCTTTGTCTATCATAACTATTCGCACACAAAACGCGTTTATAAAAGTATAAACGAAATTATTGAAGACTCCCAAATTTCTGTTAAAGATGCTACCGTTCTTAAATTGGCCGCCATATTACACGACACGGGATACATTAAAACACGTGAAGGTCACGAAGAAGAAAGCGTAAAAATTGCCCGTGAGTTTTTGGAGTCAAAAGATGTTGAAAAAGACATTATAGAAGGGGTTGAAAAATGCATCAAGGCAACCAAGTTTAAAAACACAACTCCAAAAGACCATTTAGAAGAAATTATGCGAGATGCAGACTCTTCGCATTTTGGGAAAGACTATTTTGAAGAAGCCAGCGAGTATTTAAGACAAGAATATATTGCTCAAAACATTAGAAATTATACCCCTCAAGAATGGCGAGACGAAAACATAGAACTCCTCATCGATAAACATAAGTTTTATACCCCTTATGCGTTAAAAAATTGGCAACATACTAAACAAGAGAATCTTGCTGATTTAATTAACAAAAATAAAAAGATTAAGAAGAAGATTAAAAAAGAAGAGCTTAAAGCGCAATTAAAAGCAAAGTATAAGGACAAAAGTGTAGATCGTGGAATTCAAACTTTTTATAGAACTGCGCTTAGAAATCATATAAAACTAAGTGATATTGCCGATACTAAAGCTAATATCTTACTTTCAGTAAATGCTATTATCATTTCGTTGGTTCTCTCTAATTTACTTTCAAAATTGGATAATCCTTCCAATGATTATTTAATAATTCCAACAGCCATATTTGTAATTTTTAGTGCTATTACTATGATTCTATCGGTTATAGCCACGCGCCCTAACGTTACTAGAGGCGAATTTAGTAAGGAAGATGTAGAAAATAAAAGTGTGAATCTGGCTTTCTTCGGAAATTTTCACCGTATGGAACTTTCAGAATATGAATGGGCTATGGATGAATTATTAAAAGACCGAAATTATGTATATTCTTCTCTTACCAAAGATTTATACTTTTTAGGAAAAGTACTAGATAGAAAATACCGAATTTTAAGATGGACCTATACCATATTTGTTACAGGTACTATTATTTCAATTCTAGCCTTTGCTTTATCATTCTACTTAGGCGGCTCAAGAATGTCTTAA